A genomic window from Halorubrum trapanicum includes:
- the lonB gene encoding ATP-dependent protease LonB, which yields MSNEKDTNDPTADDPDEPPHGGVDDSSPAGNGEDAARGDPEPDDGPANDPGVDDAADSDDGSAADPEDGESAADPDDGDDPWDDGVVVDDGDGFDETEVVGEDSDGARNGNNPDPADDGGIDELGSTVEVEGAEIEEDPDEDDLLGGLKIDTTAELEIPDRLVDQVIGQEHARDVIIKAAKQRRHVMMIGSPGTGKSMLAKAMSELLPKEELQDVLVYHNPDDGNKPKVRTVPAGKGDQIVEAHREEARKRNQMRSLLMWIIIAVVLGYALIIVGQILVGIIAAGVVYLVFRYLNRGSDAMIPNLLVNNGDTKTAPFRDATGAHAGALLGDVRHDPFQSGGMETPSHDRVEAGAIHKANKGVLFIDEINTLDIRSQQHLMTAIQEGEFSITGQSERSSGAMVQTEPVPTDFVMIAAGNLDAMENMHPALRSRIKGYGYEVYMEDTIEDTPEMRRKYVRFIAQEVAKDGRLPEFTAEAVEEVILEAKRRSGRKGHLTLLFRNLGGLVRVAGDIARGEDADYTTRDHVLQAKGRSRSIEQQLADDYIERRKDYELQVSDGYVTGRVNGLAVMGEDSGIMLPVMAEVTPTQSGGQVIATGQLKEMAEESVQNVSAIIKKFSDENISEKDIHIQFIQTGQQGVDGDSASITVATAVISALENVGVDQSLAMTGSLSVRGDVLPVGGVTHKIEAAAKAGCDRVIIPAANEQDVMIEDEYEEMIEVIPVSHISEVLDIALEGEAEKDSLVSRLKSITGSALKDGNVSGPSNPSPQ from the coding sequence ATGAGCAACGAGAAGGACACGAACGACCCGACGGCCGACGACCCCGACGAACCGCCCCACGGCGGCGTCGACGACTCGAGTCCGGCGGGGAACGGCGAGGACGCCGCGCGCGGCGATCCCGAGCCCGACGACGGTCCGGCGAACGACCCCGGCGTCGACGACGCCGCGGACTCCGACGACGGGTCGGCGGCGGACCCCGAGGACGGGGAGTCGGCCGCGGACCCCGACGACGGGGACGACCCCTGGGACGACGGGGTCGTCGTCGACGACGGGGACGGGTTCGACGAGACCGAGGTCGTCGGAGAGGACTCCGACGGGGCCCGGAACGGTAACAACCCCGATCCGGCCGACGACGGCGGGATCGACGAACTCGGTAGCACCGTCGAGGTCGAGGGCGCCGAGATCGAGGAGGACCCGGACGAGGACGACCTCCTCGGCGGGCTCAAGATCGACACGACCGCCGAGCTGGAGATCCCCGACCGGCTCGTCGACCAGGTCATCGGGCAGGAGCACGCCCGCGACGTGATCATCAAGGCGGCCAAGCAGCGCCGCCACGTGATGATGATCGGCTCGCCCGGGACCGGGAAGTCGATGCTCGCGAAGGCGATGTCCGAGCTCCTCCCCAAAGAGGAGCTCCAGGACGTCTTGGTGTACCACAACCCCGACGACGGCAACAAGCCGAAGGTCCGCACGGTGCCGGCCGGCAAGGGCGACCAGATCGTCGAGGCGCACCGCGAGGAGGCGCGCAAGCGCAACCAGATGCGGTCGCTCCTCATGTGGATCATCATCGCCGTCGTGCTGGGCTACGCGCTCATCATCGTCGGCCAGATCCTCGTCGGCATCATCGCCGCCGGGGTCGTCTACCTCGTCTTCCGCTACCTCAACCGCGGGTCGGACGCGATGATCCCGAACCTGCTGGTGAACAACGGCGACACGAAGACGGCGCCGTTCCGCGACGCGACCGGCGCGCACGCCGGCGCGCTGCTCGGCGACGTCCGGCACGACCCGTTCCAGTCCGGCGGAATGGAGACGCCCAGCCACGACCGCGTCGAGGCGGGCGCCATCCACAAGGCGAACAAGGGCGTGCTGTTCATCGACGAGATCAACACGCTCGACATCCGCAGCCAGCAGCACCTCATGACGGCGATTCAGGAGGGCGAGTTCTCGATCACGGGCCAGTCCGAGCGCTCCTCGGGCGCGATGGTCCAGACCGAGCCCGTCCCGACCGACTTCGTCATGATCGCGGCCGGGAACCTCGACGCGATGGAGAACATGCACCCGGCGCTGCGGAGCCGTATCAAGGGGTACGGCTACGAGGTGTACATGGAGGACACGATCGAGGACACCCCGGAGATGCGCCGGAAGTACGTCCGGTTCATCGCCCAGGAGGTCGCGAAGGACGGCCGCCTGCCGGAGTTCACGGCCGAGGCCGTCGAGGAGGTCATCCTCGAGGCCAAGCGCCGCTCCGGCCGGAAGGGCCACCTCACGCTCCTGTTCCGGAACCTCGGCGGACTCGTCCGCGTCGCGGGCGACATCGCCCGCGGCGAGGACGCCGACTACACCACCCGCGACCACGTCCTTCAGGCGAAGGGCCGCTCGCGGTCCATCGAACAGCAGCTCGCCGACGACTACATCGAGCGCCGGAAGGACTACGAGCTCCAGGTCTCCGACGGCTACGTCACCGGCCGCGTCAACGGCCTCGCCGTGATGGGCGAGGACTCCGGGATCATGCTCCCGGTGATGGCCGAGGTGACGCCCACCCAGAGCGGCGGCCAGGTGATCGCCACCGGCCAGCTGAAGGAGATGGCCGAGGAGTCGGTCCAGAACGTCTCGGCGATCATCAAGAAGTTCTCCGACGAGAACATCTCCGAGAAGGACATCCACATCCAGTTCATCCAGACGGGCCAGCAGGGCGTCGACGGGGATAGCGCGTCCATCACGGTCGCGACCGCCGTCATAAGCGCGCTGGAGAACGTCGGCGTCGACCAGAGCCTCGCGATGACCGGCTCGCTGTCGGTCCGCGGCGACGTGCTCCCCGTCGGCGGTGTCACCCACAAGATCGAGGCGGCCGCGAAGGCCGGCTGCGACCGGGTGATCATCCCCGCGGCCAACGAGCAGGACGTGATGATCGAAGACGAGTACGAGGAGATGATCGAGGTCATCCCGGTCTCGCACATCAGCGAGGTCCTCGACATCGCCCTCGAAGGCGAGGCCGAGAAGGACTCGCTCGTCTCCCGGCTGAAGTCGATCACCGGGTCGGCGCTGAAGGACGGCAACGTCTCCGGCCCGTCGAACCCGAGCCCGCAGTAA